A region of Saimiri boliviensis isolate mSaiBol1 chromosome 10, mSaiBol1.pri, whole genome shotgun sequence DNA encodes the following proteins:
- the LOC101043889 gene encoding LOW QUALITY PROTEIN: uncharacterized protein KIAA0087-like (The sequence of the model RefSeq protein was modified relative to this genomic sequence to represent the inferred CDS: deleted 1 base in 1 codon), translating to SDHDYAKKAPASSSVSQRPSGVTPGRMKAGESSHPLLRCEIPCPLPGTDRDGSVSLPGGAASCGLDALEPEHRNRRYPPSPGSLCWAHKVTKAKCWSVTERGGRHIGELRSTLKRPTHHAVRRKLATSLATAASLRLGKGHLLVSIRLMDTTKKRGQSEAFSVC from the exons tctgaTCATGATTATGCAAAGAAAgctcctgcttcctcctctgtgTCT CAGAGACCCTCAGGAGTAACTCCAGGGAGGATGAAAGCTGGAGAGTCATCCCATCCCTTGCTCAGGTGCGAAatcccctgccctctgcctggcACTGATAGGGACGGATCAGTTTCTCTGCCTGGAGGGGCAGCCTCCTGTGGCCTGGATGCATTGGAGCctgaacacaggaacagaaggtATCCTCCCTC CCCGGGGTCTCTCTGTTGGGCTCACAAAGTGACCAAAGCCAAATGCTGGTCTGTGACAGAAAGAGGAGGCAGACACATCGGGGAACTGAGAAGTACTCTGAAGCGCCCCACTCACCATGCTGTGAGGAGAAAGTTGGCCACATCCCTGGCAACTGCTGCTTCTCTTAGACTGGGAAAGGGACACTTGCTTGTTTCTATCAGACTCATGGACACTACCAAGAAAAGAGGCCAGTCTGAGGCATTTAGTGTTTGTTGA